The following are from one region of the Pristiophorus japonicus isolate sPriJap1 chromosome 24, sPriJap1.hap1, whole genome shotgun sequence genome:
- the LOC139237966 gene encoding regulator of G-protein signaling 5-like, whose amino-acid sequence MCRGLAALPSTCIERAKEIKVHLGHFLHKSKVIGDCDNVAPVTRMTKTSPEDTPKGGQFFEKLLANKRGVAAFRGFLRSEFSEENIDFWLACEEYKNSRAGSKLTLKAQKIYDEFVKVQAPKEVNLDSLTREIVTKNLDDPTSSCFEVAQERTYSLMEKDSFPRFLKSDFFLELLKYI is encoded by the exons ATGTGTCGTGGGCTGGCTGCGTTACCCAGCACTTGCATCGAGAG GGCCAAAGAGATCAAGGTCCACCTGGGACATTTCCTGCACAAATCGAAGGTTATCGGTGACTGTGATAATGTTGCTCCTGTTACAAGAATGACCAA GACCAGCCCCGAGGACACACCAAAAGGAGGTCAATTCTTCGAGAAGCTCCTGGCCAACAAAC GCGGTGTGGCTGCGTTCCGCGGGTTCCTGCGCTCCGAGTTCAGCGAGGAGAACATCGACTTCTGGCTGGCCTGTGAGGAGTACAAGAACTCCAGGGCCGGCTCCAAGCTTACGCTAAAGGCCCAGAAGATCTACGATGAGTTCGTCAAGGTCCAGGCCCCAAAGGAG GTCAACCTTGACTCATTGACCAGGGAAATCGTCACCAAGAACCTGGATGATCCAACCAGTTCCTGTTTCGAGGTGGCCCAGGAGAGAACTTATAGTTTGATGGAGAAAGATTCCTTTCCCAGGTTCCTGAAGTCTGATTTTTTCTTGGAATTGCTTAAATATATATAA